CGGTGTTTGTGCTGGCAGTTGCGGTGGCATTGATGGCCTGGGGCGTCTACACGCTCTTGTCCGGTTCGGGATCCTCGACCGAGACAGCCGGCCGAGAGGAAGCGTCGATGGCCGAGACGGCCGGCGACAGCGCCGGGCAGGGCGCGCTCATGACTACCGGTGCGTCGATCTTCGAGTCCAACTGCGTGACCTGTCACCAGGCGAATGGCTCCGGCATTGATGGCGCGGTACCGCCGCTGGCGGGGTCACGGTACGTGACCGGCGCTGCCGAGGCCCCGGTACAGATCCTGCTGCATGGCATCGGTGGTGCGATCGCCGTGGCCGGGGAGGTGTATGACGGTCGCATGCCCCGGTTTGGCGAAACACTGAGTGATCGTGAGATCGCGGCGGTGGTCAGCTACATCCGCCAGCAGTGGGGTAACAGCGCCGGAACGGTCACGCCCGCGCTGGTGAACGAGCAGCGCGGCCGGTTCCCGGCCGATCGAGGCCCGTGGGGCGGAGGCTCCGAGCTCGAGTCGGTCACGGGGATATCCGCGCAGTTGACGCGCGTGGCGGCAACGGAGGCATCACAGTGAGCATGAGATATACGAGCGGATGGATTGGATCAGTCCTGGTGCTAGCGCTGGCCTTGCCGGTGTGGGCGCAGACCGTCGATGAGGATCTGCCCGACGAGAGCTATGCCGCCGAGATCTACGCCGCCGAAGCGGCCGAGGTGGATCCGGCCGAGTACGCCACTCTCGCCCGCGAGGGACAGGGTGACGTCTGGTCGTGCGCGAGCTGCCATGGCGCCAAGGGGGAGGGCAACGGCAACATCCCCCGACTGGCGGGGCTCTCCAGCGGCTATATTGCCAAGCAGCTCAACGCCTACGCCGAGGGCGTGCGTATCAACCACAATATGCAGTACGTCGCGGACAAGCTGACGCAGAAGGAAATGCTCGGGTTGGCACGCTACTACGCCGAGATGGAGGCCCCGAGTGCCGCCCGGGCGGAGCTCAATGGCGATCTCGATCGCGGCCGCGAGCTGGCCAATCACGGTGACTGGGATATCGAAGTGCCCGCCTGCTACAGCTGCCACGGCTCATCGGCCTGGGGTGTCGAGCAGGCCTTCCCCAGCCTCGCTGCGCAGCAGCCTGCCTATACCTACGGTCAGCTGGCCGCATGGACCGATGGTCGCCGCAAGAACTCACCCCTGATGCTGATGCAGGGGATTGCGCACGCCCTGTCCGATGCCGACAAGCGGGCCGTGGCCGACTATCTTGCGACACTGCCGGCGCCGCCCGCGGAGGAATCTTCCAATGAGTAAGCAGGACGAAAAAAATCAATCCGGCAAGGATCCGGGCCGGACGACACTCCGTCGCGCGGCGATTGCTGTTGCGCTGGCGGCCGGACTGGTGGCCCTGGGGGCAGGTATTTATGCCAGCGGCATCTATGAGCCGATCGCCCAGTCCCCCGACCGCGAGCCCGACGAGGGCCGTGAGCTGGCCGAGGCGGCGGCCGAGCGACGGGCCGAGTGGCT
The Spiribacter vilamensis DNA segment above includes these coding regions:
- a CDS encoding c-type cytochrome, whose protein sequence is MLALALPVWAQTVDEDLPDESYAAEIYAAEAAEVDPAEYATLAREGQGDVWSCASCHGAKGEGNGNIPRLAGLSSGYIAKQLNAYAEGVRINHNMQYVADKLTQKEMLGLARYYAEMEAPSAARAELNGDLDRGRELANHGDWDIEVPACYSCHGSSAWGVEQAFPSLAAQQPAYTYGQLAAWTDGRRKNSPLMLMQGIAHALSDADKRAVADYLATLPAPPAEESSNE
- a CDS encoding c-type cytochrome, which codes for MSDQENSRPEPQRSQLEESRFEPYEVNRPIPVFVLAVAVALMAWGVYTLLSGSGSSTETAGREEASMAETAGDSAGQGALMTTGASIFESNCVTCHQANGSGIDGAVPPLAGSRYVTGAAEAPVQILLHGIGGAIAVAGEVYDGRMPRFGETLSDREIAAVVSYIRQQWGNSAGTVTPALVNEQRGRFPADRGPWGGGSELESVTGISAQLTRVAATEASQ